In one Streptomyces sp. NBC_01288 genomic region, the following are encoded:
- a CDS encoding helix-turn-helix domain-containing protein, with product MSEPRSAPTVGQVVLGRRLLDLRERAGLKREEAARVLRVAPATVRRMEMAEVSLKIPYLQLLLKSYGVSDEEAEAFVQLAEEANRPGWWQRFHDILPGWFSMHVSLEGAAALIRSYEPHFVPGLLQTEDYARGVLKSGAIGQTEPDDIERHVDLRMQRQGLLTRPDAPRFWVVMDETALRRPVGGPEVMRAQIDKLLDATKLPNVTLQVAPFSSGPHPGTYGPFVLFRFAMSELPDMVYSEYLTGAVYLDSREEVGTHLEVMDRMAAQAATAHRTKEILKDLRKEL from the coding sequence GTGAGCGAGCCGCGGTCCGCACCGACGGTCGGCCAGGTCGTCCTCGGCCGGCGCCTGCTGGACCTGCGGGAACGCGCGGGGCTCAAGCGCGAGGAGGCCGCCCGCGTCCTCCGCGTCGCCCCCGCCACGGTCCGCCGCATGGAGATGGCGGAGGTCTCCCTCAAGATCCCCTACCTCCAGCTCCTCCTGAAGTCCTACGGCGTCTCCGACGAGGAGGCCGAGGCCTTCGTCCAGCTCGCCGAGGAGGCCAACCGGCCCGGCTGGTGGCAGCGCTTCCACGACATCCTGCCCGGCTGGTTCTCGATGCACGTCAGCCTGGAGGGCGCGGCCGCGCTCATCAGGTCGTACGAACCGCATTTCGTGCCCGGGCTGCTGCAGACCGAGGACTACGCGCGCGGGGTGCTGAAGTCCGGTGCCATCGGCCAGACCGAGCCCGACGACATCGAGCGCCACGTCGATCTGCGCATGCAGCGCCAGGGCCTGCTCACCCGTCCCGACGCGCCCCGCTTCTGGGTCGTCATGGACGAGACCGCCCTGCGCCGCCCGGTCGGCGGCCCCGAGGTGATGCGTGCCCAGATCGACAAACTGCTCGACGCCACGAAGCTGCCCAACGTGACCCTTCAGGTCGCCCCGTTCTCCTCGGGGCCGCACCCGGGCACGTACGGGCCCTTCGTGCTGTTCCGATTTGCCATGTCAGAACTGCCGGACATGGTCTACAGCGAGTACCTGACCGGCGCCGTCTATCTGGACTCGCGCGAAGAGGTGGGAACCCACCTTGAGGTCATGGACCGCATGGCGGCGCAGGCCGCTACGGCACATCGCACGAAGGAGATCCTCAAGGATCTCCGCAAGGAGCTGTGA
- a CDS encoding DUF397 domain-containing protein, translated as MDRIKPRMSVYNGMPARDLGSEGWHKPWSGGNGGNCLEAMKLADGRIAVRQSTDPDGPALIYTTDEMTAFIEGAKAGEADFLLS; from the coding sequence ATGGATCGCATCAAGCCGCGTATGAGCGTCTACAACGGTATGCCCGCGCGGGACTTGGGAAGCGAAGGCTGGCACAAGCCGTGGAGCGGCGGCAACGGCGGCAACTGCCTGGAGGCGATGAAGCTCGCCGACGGCCGGATCGCCGTCCGTCAGTCCACCGACCCGGACGGGCCGGCCCTGATCTACACGACCGACGAGATGACGGCCTTCATCGAGGGGGCGAAAGCGGGCGAGGCGGATTTCTTGCTGTCCTGA
- a CDS encoding SAM-dependent methyltransferase, with protein sequence MTVRPTDRIDKTDEIDTSRPHPARMYDWYLGGRDNYPVDAEMGRQMLALDPRVPVMARVNRAFTHRATRWLTGHGVRQFLDIGTGIPTEPNLHRVAQAVAPEARVVYCDNDPVVLAHSAALLRGTPQGATAYVRADVRDPDAVIEGARQVLDLTRPVALSLVALLHFVPDEDGAHELVDGLLSRLPTGSYLMMTHATTDFTPEESTAAVEKLTAAGSTVALRSRTGFARFFTGLDLVEPGVTVVDRWHPELGEPVPGQDDGTIPGYGAVGRKP encoded by the coding sequence ATGACCGTGCGGCCCACCGACAGGATCGACAAGACCGACGAGATCGACACCAGCAGGCCCCACCCCGCCCGCATGTACGACTGGTACCTCGGCGGCAGGGACAACTACCCCGTCGACGCCGAGATGGGCCGCCAGATGCTCGCCCTCGACCCGAGGGTGCCGGTCATGGCACGTGTCAACCGCGCGTTCACACACCGGGCCACCCGCTGGCTCACCGGGCACGGCGTACGGCAGTTCCTGGACATCGGCACCGGTATCCCGACCGAGCCGAACCTGCACCGGGTCGCGCAGGCCGTCGCGCCCGAGGCACGTGTCGTCTACTGCGACAACGACCCGGTCGTGCTGGCCCATTCGGCGGCCCTGCTGCGCGGCACACCCCAGGGTGCGACCGCGTATGTGCGGGCCGATGTGCGCGATCCCGACGCCGTCATCGAGGGCGCTCGACAGGTCCTCGATCTCACCCGACCCGTCGCCCTGTCCCTCGTCGCCCTGCTGCACTTCGTCCCCGACGAGGACGGCGCGCACGAGCTGGTCGACGGCCTGCTGTCCCGACTTCCCACCGGCAGCTACCTGATGATGACCCACGCCACCACCGACTTCACCCCGGAGGAGTCGACGGCGGCGGTCGAGAAGCTCACGGCGGCGGGCAGCACCGTGGCCCTCCGCTCCCGCACCGGCTTCGCCCGCTTCTTCACCGGCCTCGACCTGGTCGAGCCGGGGGTGACGGTGGTCGACCGCTGGCATCCGGAACTGGGCGAACCGGTACCGGGTCAGGACGACGGCACGATTCCCGGCTACGGGGCGGTGGGCCGCAAGCCCTGA
- a CDS encoding glutamate synthase subunit beta, producing the protein MADPKGFMTTPREEWPRRPVEERVRDWDEVYVPGALLPIVNKQADRCMDCGVPFCHDACPLGNLIPEWNDLVSRDDWRAAADRLHATNNFPEFTGRLCPAPCEAGCVLAINQPAVTIKNVEVAIADHAWTDGFAPPRPPDRLSGRTVAVIGSGPTGLAAAQQLTRAGHTVAVYERDDRLGGLMRYGIPEFKMEKRHLERRLEQMRAEGTKFRTSTTVGRDIGAAELRARYDAVVIATGATAWRELAVPGRELTGIHQAMEYLPLANRVCEGDLAASPLSAAGKHVVIVGGGDTGADCLGTAVREGAASVTQLDIYAQPDAERDENAEPWPTYPKIYRLSAAHEEARDLETAPAADADARLFAASTLHFEGAGDGHVRSLHLVEVDAQRRPLDGSGRSLPADLVLLALGFSGPDREDGLVDQLRLAMAPRGTITRDADFATSTRGVFVAGDAARGQSLIVWAIAEGRAVAAAVDRYLTGSSQLPAPIGPYDRPMTV; encoded by the coding sequence ATGGCCGATCCCAAGGGTTTCATGACCACTCCGCGCGAGGAGTGGCCCCGCAGGCCTGTCGAGGAGCGGGTGCGTGACTGGGACGAGGTGTACGTCCCGGGCGCGCTGCTGCCGATCGTCAACAAGCAGGCCGACCGGTGCATGGACTGCGGTGTCCCGTTCTGCCACGACGCGTGCCCGCTCGGCAATCTGATCCCCGAGTGGAACGATCTGGTCAGCCGGGACGACTGGCGCGCGGCGGCCGACCGGCTGCACGCCACCAACAACTTCCCCGAGTTCACCGGGCGGTTGTGCCCGGCACCCTGCGAGGCGGGGTGCGTGCTCGCCATCAACCAGCCCGCCGTCACCATCAAGAACGTCGAGGTCGCCATCGCCGACCACGCCTGGACCGACGGTTTCGCGCCACCTCGGCCACCGGACCGACTGTCGGGGCGGACCGTCGCGGTGATCGGCTCCGGGCCCACCGGCCTCGCCGCGGCACAGCAGTTGACGCGAGCCGGGCACACGGTCGCCGTGTACGAGCGAGACGACCGGCTCGGCGGCCTGATGCGGTACGGCATCCCCGAGTTCAAGATGGAGAAACGGCATCTGGAACGGCGCCTTGAGCAGATGCGCGCCGAGGGCACCAAGTTCCGTACGTCGACGACGGTCGGGCGCGACATCGGGGCGGCCGAACTCCGGGCGCGCTACGACGCCGTGGTGATCGCCACCGGAGCCACGGCGTGGCGTGAACTGGCCGTACCGGGGCGTGAGTTGACCGGCATCCACCAGGCGATGGAGTACCTGCCGCTGGCCAACCGGGTGTGCGAGGGCGACTTGGCGGCCTCTCCCCTGTCCGCCGCCGGGAAGCATGTCGTGATCGTGGGCGGCGGCGACACCGGGGCCGACTGTCTCGGCACCGCGGTGCGTGAAGGGGCCGCGTCCGTAACCCAGTTGGACATCTACGCCCAGCCGGACGCCGAGCGCGACGAGAACGCGGAGCCGTGGCCGACGTATCCGAAGATCTACCGGCTCTCGGCCGCGCACGAGGAGGCTCGGGATCTGGAGACGGCTCCGGCTGCGGACGCGGACGCGCGGCTGTTCGCGGCGTCGACGCTCCACTTCGAGGGGGCCGGGGACGGGCACGTGCGGTCCCTGCACCTGGTCGAAGTCGACGCGCAGCGGCGCCCGTTGGACGGTTCCGGACGCAGCCTGCCCGCCGATCTCGTGCTGCTCGCCCTCGGGTTCTCCGGGCCCGACCGGGAGGACGGGCTCGTCGATCAACTGAGGTTGGCGATGGCGCCGCGCGGCACGATCACCCGGGACGCGGACTTCGCGACGAGTACGCGGGGCGTGTTCGTCGCGGGGGACGCGGCGCGCGGGCAGTCGTTGATCGTGTGGGCGATCGCGGAGGGACGGGCGGTGGCGGCGGCCGTCGACCGCTATCTGACGGGAAGTTCCCAACTCCCGGCGCCCATCGGGCCGTACGACCGCCCGATGACCGTGTGA
- a CDS encoding anthrone oxygenase family protein, translating into MIGEPYVTLTVLGVLVTGVMAGVFCAFSVLVMRGLAQLPPAQGVAAMNAINTAAMTPAFMLLFAGSAVVCAVIAVVTFVLWPDQGTVELLLGSALYLFGAFGLTLVANVPRNEALLKLDPGTPEAAAYWPSYVREWTMWNHVRAVASAAAALVYMLALT; encoded by the coding sequence ATGATCGGTGAACCGTATGTGACGCTGACGGTTCTGGGGGTGCTCGTGACCGGCGTGATGGCCGGGGTGTTCTGTGCCTTCTCCGTGCTGGTCATGCGAGGGCTGGCCCAGTTGCCGCCCGCGCAGGGGGTCGCCGCGATGAACGCGATCAACACGGCGGCGATGACGCCGGCCTTCATGCTGCTGTTCGCCGGTTCCGCGGTGGTGTGCGCGGTGATCGCGGTGGTGACGTTCGTACTGTGGCCGGACCAAGGGACCGTGGAGTTGCTCCTGGGCAGCGCGCTGTATCTGTTCGGCGCGTTCGGGCTGACCCTCGTCGCGAACGTGCCCCGGAACGAAGCGCTGCTGAAGCTGGACCCGGGGACGCCGGAGGCCGCCGCCTACTGGCCGTCGTACGTGCGCGAGTGGACGATGTGGAATCACGTCCGCGCGGTCGCCTCGGCCGCCGCCGCGCTGGTGTACATGCTGGCTCTCACCTGA
- a CDS encoding DUF2293 domain-containing protein produces the protein MAGTARTASLATPPTRSGPLVVQPLRKRHCAGCRRGPLALLVVEGGVPRCLDCVDLGHLVFLPRGDTALTRRAREESGLSAVVVRFDRRRGRYERQGVLVEEAGLARAEERCLADAEARRRRRVRDAVRRAAQDVRFTEAFAAEIRRLFPGCPEARARAVAAHASARGSGRVGRSAAGRALSEGAVVSAVVASVRHVDTPYDQLLMSGVPRHEARRRISVGVEGVLRGWREGGVQTEKREEAEADVPANAEAG, from the coding sequence ATGGCTGGCACAGCTCGTACGGCATCGCTCGCGACTCCACCGACCCGTAGTGGACCGCTCGTTGTTCAACCGCTCAGGAAGCGGCACTGTGCCGGGTGTCGTCGGGGGCCGTTGGCGTTGCTGGTCGTCGAGGGTGGGGTGCCGCGGTGTCTCGACTGTGTGGATCTCGGGCATCTGGTGTTCCTGCCGCGCGGCGACACGGCGTTGACGCGCAGGGCGCGGGAGGAGAGTGGGCTGTCGGCGGTGGTGGTGCGGTTCGACCGGCGGCGGGGCCGGTACGAGCGGCAGGGTGTCCTCGTCGAGGAGGCGGGGCTGGCGCGGGCCGAGGAGCGGTGCCTCGCGGACGCGGAGGCGCGGCGGCGGCGCCGGGTGCGGGACGCGGTGCGGCGGGCCGCGCAGGACGTGCGGTTCACGGAGGCGTTCGCGGCGGAGATACGACGGCTGTTCCCCGGCTGCCCCGAGGCGCGGGCCCGGGCCGTCGCCGCGCATGCCTCGGCGCGGGGCAGCGGGCGGGTGGGGCGGAGTGCGGCGGGGCGGGCGTTGTCCGAGGGCGCGGTGGTCTCGGCGGTGGTGGCTTCCGTAAGGCATGTGGACACGCCCTACGACCAGTTGCTGATGAGTGGGGTGCCTCGACATGAGGCACGGCGGCGGATCTCGGTGGGGGTGGAGGGGGTTCTACGGGGGTGGCGGGAGGGCGGGGTTCAAACGGAGAAGAGGGAGGAGGCGGAGGCGGATGTCCCAGCGAACGCGGAGGCCGGGTGA
- a CDS encoding uridine kinase encodes MVPVRLEAITWDRLGDLLAERLLDLKPADGSPWPRVAFDGAPAGHPGDLAERVSEALRVRGRSSLVVATEGFLRPASLRLEYGRQDVEAYYDGWFDTRALWREVFGPLEPDGDGRVLPDLWDPVADRATRSPYVQLPPGAVLLLHGPLLLRHWFPFDLTVHVLLSPGALRRRTPEPEHWTLPVFERYEDETDPAGTADVLVRADDPRHPAWNG; translated from the coding sequence ATGGTCCCTGTGCGACTGGAAGCGATCACCTGGGACCGGCTCGGCGACCTCCTGGCCGAGCGTCTGCTCGACCTGAAGCCGGCCGACGGCAGCCCCTGGCCGCGGGTCGCCTTCGACGGTGCCCCGGCGGGTCACCCCGGCGACCTCGCCGAGCGCGTCTCGGAGGCGCTGCGCGTACGCGGCCGGTCTTCGCTCGTCGTCGCCACCGAGGGGTTTCTGCGCCCCGCCTCGCTGCGTCTGGAGTACGGGCGCCAGGACGTCGAGGCGTACTACGACGGCTGGTTCGACACCCGTGCCCTGTGGCGCGAGGTCTTCGGCCCGCTCGAACCGGACGGCGACGGCCGCGTCCTGCCCGACCTGTGGGACCCGGTCGCCGACCGCGCCACCCGCAGCCCCTACGTCCAACTCCCGCCCGGCGCCGTCCTGTTGCTGCACGGCCCCCTCCTCCTTCGGCACTGGTTCCCCTTCGACCTGACCGTCCACGTCCTCCTCTCACCGGGCGCCCTGCGCCGCCGAACCCCCGAGCCCGAGCACTGGACCCTCCCCGTCTTCGAGCGTTACGAGGACGAGACCGACCCGGCCGGCACGGCGGACGTCCTGGTACGCGCCGACGATCCGCGTCACCCGGCGTGGAACGGCTGA
- a CDS encoding CBS domain-containing protein encodes MTTAGDIMHRGAQWIPAHETLDRAAQLMRELGVGALPISDENERLCGILTDRDIVVGCVAMGHDPAKITAGEMAQGTPRWIDSGADVGEVLQEMQGHQIRRLPVIENKRLVGMISEADLAQHLTEEQLAGWVESVYARSGMR; translated from the coding sequence ATGACCACCGCCGGAGACATCATGCACCGGGGCGCCCAGTGGATCCCCGCCCATGAAACCCTGGACCGCGCCGCCCAGCTGATGCGCGAACTGGGCGTCGGGGCTCTGCCCATCAGCGACGAGAACGAACGGCTCTGCGGCATCCTCACCGACCGGGACATCGTCGTCGGCTGTGTGGCCATGGGCCACGACCCGGCCAAGATCACCGCGGGCGAGATGGCCCAGGGCACCCCCCGCTGGATCGACTCCGGCGCCGATGTCGGCGAGGTGCTCCAGGAGATGCAGGGACACCAGATCCGCCGGCTCCCCGTCATCGAGAACAAACGCCTCGTCGGCATGATCAGCGAGGCCGACCTGGCCCAGCATCTGACGGAGGAACAGCTCGCCGGCTGGGTCGAGAGCGTCTACGCCCGGAGCGGCATGCGCTGA
- the corA gene encoding magnesium/cobalt transporter CorA gives MSMAGNLRKVTGLGRVGGLRKVARLARRRPRVDLSHHARSPLGSSVVKCVTYQDGVRIPVAGDLVDTVERVRKKEDGFVWLGLHEPTNDEFAGIAELFDLHPLAVEDAIEAHQRPKVERYGETLFAVFKTVCYVEHEKLTATSEVVDTGEIMVFVGAEFVITVRHGRHGSLGPLREELESNPRQLAKGPAAVLHAIADHVVDDYLSVTDSVQADIDQVETDVFAENGARADPGRIYQLKRELLELKRAVVPLSRPLEELATRPMRVIGPEIQAYFRDVSDHLLRAKEQIASFDELLNSILQAHLAQVTVAQNEDMRKITAWAAVIAVPTMVCGVYGMNFDHMPELHWRFGYPLVIGVITVACLALYRGFRRNGWL, from the coding sequence ATGTCCATGGCAGGGAATCTTCGGAAGGTCACGGGCCTCGGCAGGGTCGGCGGCCTCCGCAAGGTGGCACGGCTGGCCCGGCGACGCCCCCGGGTCGACCTGAGCCACCATGCCCGGTCACCGCTGGGCTCCTCGGTGGTGAAGTGCGTCACGTATCAGGACGGCGTCCGCATCCCCGTCGCCGGCGATCTGGTGGACACCGTCGAGCGGGTGCGCAAGAAGGAGGACGGCTTCGTCTGGCTCGGCCTGCACGAGCCGACGAACGACGAGTTCGCGGGCATCGCCGAGCTCTTCGACCTGCACCCGCTGGCGGTCGAGGACGCGATCGAGGCCCATCAGCGCCCCAAGGTGGAGCGCTACGGCGAGACACTGTTCGCGGTGTTCAAGACGGTCTGCTACGTCGAGCACGAGAAGCTGACGGCGACGAGCGAGGTCGTGGACACCGGCGAGATCATGGTGTTCGTCGGCGCCGAGTTCGTCATCACGGTGCGGCACGGACGGCACGGCTCCCTGGGGCCGCTGCGCGAGGAGTTGGAGTCGAACCCGCGGCAGCTCGCCAAGGGACCGGCCGCGGTGCTGCACGCGATCGCGGACCATGTGGTCGACGACTATCTGAGCGTCACGGACTCGGTACAGGCGGACATCGACCAGGTGGAGACGGACGTGTTCGCGGAGAACGGCGCGCGGGCGGACCCGGGCCGTATCTACCAACTCAAGCGTGAACTCCTGGAGTTGAAGCGGGCGGTCGTCCCCCTCAGCCGCCCGCTGGAGGAGCTCGCCACCCGGCCGATGCGGGTGATCGGACCGGAGATACAGGCCTACTTCCGGGACGTCTCCGACCATCTGCTGCGCGCGAAGGAGCAGATCGCGTCCTTCGACGAACTGCTCAACTCGATTCTGCAGGCGCACCTCGCCCAGGTGACGGTCGCGCAGAACGAGGACATGCGGAAGATCACGGCCTGGGCCGCGGTGATCGCCGTACCGACGATGGTGTGCGGTGTGTACGGCATGAACTTCGACCACATGCCGGAGCTGCACTGGCGGTTCGGCTATCCCCTGGTCATCGGCGTGATAACCGTGGCGTGTCTGGCGCTGTACCGGGGCTTCCGGCGCAACGGCTGGCTGTGA
- a CDS encoding methyltransferase domain-containing protein — protein sequence MTRSDGYLLDNRQSEAGQRFDAFATLFDPTTFRHLEGFGVGPGWRVWEVGVGGTSVVSWLAKKVGPTGKVVATDIDTSQVASAARPPVEVRVHDVGAEEPPGEGFDLVHARLVLVHVPDRERALRSMIKSLRSGGRLLIEDADPALQPLLCPDEHGPEQQLANRLRHGFRKLLADRGADLSYGRRLPRLLREAGLRRVEADAYFPVTSPACAALESATVRQIRGQLVTAGLATDEDIDRHLANVASGTMDLATAPMISAWGRKA from the coding sequence ATGACGCGATCCGACGGGTATCTCCTCGACAACCGGCAGTCCGAGGCGGGACAGCGCTTCGACGCCTTCGCCACGCTCTTCGACCCCACGACGTTCCGGCACCTGGAGGGGTTCGGCGTCGGACCCGGCTGGCGCGTCTGGGAAGTCGGCGTCGGCGGCACCTCGGTGGTGTCCTGGCTGGCCAAGAAGGTCGGGCCGACGGGGAAGGTCGTGGCGACCGACATCGACACGTCCCAGGTCGCCTCGGCAGCCCGCCCGCCGGTCGAGGTGCGCGTCCACGACGTCGGCGCCGAGGAACCGCCGGGGGAGGGCTTCGACCTCGTGCACGCCCGGCTCGTCCTCGTCCATGTCCCGGACCGGGAGCGGGCGTTGCGTTCGATGATCAAGTCCCTGCGTTCCGGCGGCCGCCTGCTGATCGAGGACGCCGACCCGGCCCTCCAGCCCCTGCTCTGCCCCGACGAGCACGGCCCCGAGCAACAACTCGCGAACCGCCTCCGCCACGGCTTCCGCAAGCTCCTCGCCGACCGCGGCGCCGACCTCTCCTACGGCCGCCGACTCCCGCGCCTGCTCCGCGAGGCCGGCCTGCGCCGGGTCGAGGCCGACGCGTACTTCCCGGTCACCTCACCGGCCTGCGCCGCGCTGGAGTCCGCCACGGTCCGCCAGATCCGCGGCCAACTCGTCACCGCGGGCCTGGCCACGGACGAGGACATCGACCGCCACCTGGCCAATGTCGCCTCCGGCACGATGGATCTGGCTACGGCTCCGATGATCTCGGCTTGGGGGCGGAAGGCCTAG
- a CDS encoding carbohydrate kinase family protein, whose translation MTTEANGALLVVGDVVTDVVARHRGPLAPGTDTAAAIRTVPGGAGANVACWAAHWGCTDVRLLGRVGADSAAWHERELVASGVRPRLVVDPEAATATVICLVDTGASAERTLVTDSGAALRLGPEDWSDSLLDGVVRLHLSGYLLFSEPGRALAYVAVESARARGVPVSLDPASAGFLVELGVDRFLALVEGVDVLLPNRDEACLLTGLPDPADAAAKLSRHVPLVITKQGAEGALVAHSGTVHARVPAEPAVPLDTTGAGDAFTGAFLATLLTGADPEKAAREGCRAGARAVELVGGRPPGRG comes from the coding sequence ATGACGACCGAGGCGAACGGCGCCCTCCTGGTCGTCGGGGACGTCGTCACGGACGTCGTCGCCCGACACCGGGGGCCGCTCGCCCCGGGTACCGACACCGCCGCCGCGATCCGCACGGTGCCGGGCGGCGCGGGCGCCAACGTGGCGTGCTGGGCGGCCCATTGGGGCTGCACGGACGTGCGGCTGCTCGGTCGTGTGGGTGCGGACTCGGCGGCGTGGCACGAGCGGGAGTTGGTCGCCTCCGGGGTGCGGCCCCGGCTCGTGGTCGATCCGGAGGCCGCGACCGCGACGGTGATCTGTCTGGTCGACACGGGCGCTTCGGCCGAGCGGACGCTCGTCACCGACAGTGGAGCGGCCCTACGGCTCGGCCCCGAGGACTGGTCGGACTCGCTGCTGGACGGCGTCGTACGGCTGCATCTGTCGGGCTATCTGCTGTTCTCCGAGCCGGGCCGGGCGTTGGCGTACGTGGCGGTGGAGTCGGCACGCGCGCGTGGGGTGCCGGTGAGTCTGGATCCGGCGTCGGCGGGGTTCCTGGTGGAGCTGGGCGTCGACCGCTTCCTGGCGCTCGTCGAGGGGGTGGACGTCCTGCTGCCGAACCGTGACGAGGCGTGCCTGCTCACGGGGTTGCCCGACCCGGCGGACGCGGCGGCCAAGCTGAGCCGTCATGTCCCCCTGGTGATTACCAAGCAGGGCGCCGAGGGAGCCCTGGTCGCCCACTCGGGCACAGTCCACGCACGCGTACCGGCCGAGCCGGCTGTTCCCCTGGACACCACGGGAGCGGGGGACGCCTTCACGGGGGCGTTCCTCGCAACGCTGCTGACCGGCGCCGATCCGGAGAAGGCCGCACGGGAGGGGTGCCGGGCGGGGGCTCGGGCGGTGGAACTGGTGGGAGGGCGACCGCCTGGGCGGGGGTGA
- a CDS encoding pseudouridine-5'-phosphate glycosidase, with the protein MVLVVSEEVREAIDARRPVVALESTIIAHGLPRPRNLRVALELEAAVRQEGAVPATIAVLDGRPHVGLDKEQLERVANEDGIRKLGHRDLPLAVAAGASGATTVSATALLAARAGIRVFATGGLGGVHREWTVTQDESADLGLLASTRITVVCAGVKSILDVPATLQRLETLGVAVAGYGTDRFPGFYLSDSGYPVDWTLETPEQVAAVMRAQDALDAPESTLIVANPVPEEEQLDPGLHARVLADALHACEAEGVTGQAVTPFLLGYLVEHTDGASLSANLAAVRGNVRLAGRIAAAWAEEA; encoded by the coding sequence GTGGTGCTGGTGGTGTCCGAGGAAGTACGCGAGGCGATCGACGCGCGTCGACCCGTGGTGGCCCTGGAGTCGACGATCATCGCGCACGGGCTGCCCCGCCCGCGCAACCTGAGGGTCGCGCTGGAGCTGGAGGCGGCGGTACGGCAGGAGGGGGCCGTACCCGCGACGATCGCCGTGCTGGACGGGCGGCCCCATGTCGGCCTGGACAAGGAGCAGTTGGAGCGCGTCGCCAACGAGGACGGGATCCGCAAGCTGGGCCACCGTGACCTGCCGCTCGCGGTGGCGGCCGGGGCCAGCGGGGCGACCACGGTGTCGGCCACGGCGCTGCTGGCGGCGCGGGCGGGCATCCGGGTGTTCGCGACCGGGGGGCTCGGCGGGGTGCACCGGGAGTGGACGGTGACCCAGGACGAGTCCGCCGACCTGGGGCTGCTGGCGTCCACCCGGATCACGGTCGTGTGCGCCGGCGTGAAGTCGATCCTGGACGTGCCGGCGACCCTGCAACGCCTGGAGACACTGGGAGTTGCGGTCGCCGGCTACGGCACGGACCGCTTCCCCGGCTTCTACCTCTCCGACTCCGGCTATCCGGTGGACTGGACGCTGGAGACCCCGGAGCAGGTCGCGGCCGTGATGCGGGCGCAGGACGCGCTGGACGCCCCGGAGTCGACGCTGATCGTCGCCAATCCGGTGCCCGAGGAAGAGCAGTTGGATCCCGGGCTGCACGCGCGTGTGCTCGCCGACGCGCTGCACGCGTGCGAGGCGGAGGGCGTCACCGGGCAGGCGGTCACCCCGTTCCTGCTCGGCTACCTGGTGGAGCACACCGACGGTGCCTCGCTGAGCGCCAACCTGGCGGCCGTGCGCGGCAACGTACGGCTGGCTGGACGGATCGCGGCGGCGTGGGCCGAGGAGGCATGA